The following proteins are encoded in a genomic region of Populus nigra chromosome 16, ddPopNigr1.1, whole genome shotgun sequence:
- the LOC133676140 gene encoding uncharacterized protein LOC133676140, with protein MEAFYYLVFAALSAVVFGVEMSKTTKDRINTSPAFNSFKNNYLVVYSLMMAGDWLQGPYVYFLYTTYGFGKGEIGQLFIAGFGSSMLFGTIVGSLADKQGRRRACVTYCITYILSCITKHSPQYRVLMIGRVLGGIATSLLFSSFESWLVAEHNKRGFDQQWLSLTFSKAIFLGNGLVAILSGLFGNFLVDTFQLGPVAPFDAAACFLAIGMAVILSSWTENYGDPSENKDLIAQFRGAAVAIASDEKIALLGAIQSLFEGSMYTFVFLWTPALSPNDEEIPHGFIFATFMLASMLGSSIASRLMARSSPRVESYMQIVFIVSSVSLMLPIVTSFLVAPSKVKGGSMSLSGCLQMLGFCTFEACVGIFWPSIMKMRSQYIPEEARSTIMNFFRIPLNIFVCVVLYNVNAFPITVMFGMCSIFLVVASILQRRLLVIAEKQKTEVWEMKERDTEAEPLNI; from the exons atggaaGCCTTTTACTATTTGGTTTTTGCGGCATTAAGTGCCGTAGTGTTTGGAGTTGAGATGAGCAAGACAACAAAAGATCGAATCAATACATCTCCTGCTTTCAATTCTTTCAAGAATAACTACCTTGTAGTGTACTCTCTTATGATGG CTGGTGATTGGTTGCAAGGTCCATATGTTTACTTCCTTTATACTACATATGGCTTTGGGAAAGGGGAGATTGGGCAGCTTTTTATTGCGGGTTTTGGGTCCTCCATGCTGTTTGGGACGATTGTTGGATCTTTGGCTGATAAACA GGGTCGAAGGAGAGCATGTGTGACTTATTGCATTACCTATATACTGAGCTGCATTACCAAGCATTCTCCTCAGTACAGAGTTTTAATGATAGGCCGTGTCTTGGGAGGTATCGCCACTTCTCTCCTATTTTCATCATTTGAGTCATGGCTGGTCGCAGAACACAATAAG AGGGGCTTTGATCAACAATGGCTGTCACTGACATTTTCAAAGGCAATTTTTCTGGGAAATGGTCTTGTGGCTATCTTGTCAGGATTGTTTGGAAACTTTCTTGTAGATACATTTCAACTTGGCCCTGTGGCTCCTTTTGATGCTGCTGCATGCTTTCTTGCAATTGGAATGGCTGTTATTTTGTCATCATGGACAGAGAACTACGGAGATCCTTCAGAGAACAAGGACTTGATTGCCCAATTCAGGGGTGCTGCCGTGGCCATTGCTTCTG ATGAGAAAATTGCTTTGCTGGGTGCAATTCAGTCTCTGTTTGAAGGTTCTATGTATACCTTTGTGTTCCTCTGGACACCTGCTTTGAGCCCAAACGATGAGGAAATTCCTCATGGATTTATTTTTGCAACATTCATGTTGGCATCAATGTTGGGAAGCTCTATTGCATCTCGGTTGATGGCCCGCTCATCACCCAGGGTAGAGAGCTACATGCAGATTGTTTTCATTGTCTCATCAGTATCTCTTATGCTTCCTATTGTAACCAGT TTCTTAGTAGCACCTTCTAAAGTTAAGGGTGGCAGCATGTCATTATCAGGCTGTCTCCAGATGCTTGGCTTCTGCACCTTTGAGGCTTGTGTAGGGATATTCTGGCCTTCTATTATGAAGATGAGGTCCCAATACATTCCTGAGGAGGCCAGAAGCACCATTATGAACTTCTTCCGCATTCCACTCAATATCTTTGTGTGCGTTGTTTTGTACAAT gtcAATGCATTCCCTATCACTGTTATGTTTGGTATGTGCTCGATTTTCCTCGTGGTGGCGTCTATCTTGCAGAGGAGGCTCTTGGTGATTGCAGAAAAGCAAA AGACAGAAGTCTGGGAAATGAAGGAAAGGGATACTGAGGCAGAGCCACTGAACATTTGA
- the LOC133675782 gene encoding scarecrow-like protein 18 yields the protein MLGSQLQSQSQLMSSSTSHVQGQEEEIPRPQTAFQLRQLLVTCADLISQSDYSAAKRLLSILSSNSSPYGDSIERLVYQFVRALSLRLDRHGIPTSPAPAPHVFNVNNIVHTSPPCGTNNKMLNSYDSDQETLRSCYLSLNQITPFIRFSHLTANQAILEAVQGGQQAIHIIDFDIMHGVQWPPLMQALADRPNNTLHPPPMLRITGTGHDLNILHRTGDRLLKFAQSLGLRFQFHPLLLLNNDPTTLALYLPSAITLLPDEALAVNCVLYLHRFLKDDSRELLLFLHKIKALNPKVVTVAEREANHNQPFFLHRFLEALDHYKALFDSLEATLPPNNRERLAVEQIWFGREILDIVAAEGEGRRERHQKFETWEMMLKSVGFNKVPLSPFALSQAKLLLRLHYPSEGYQLQILKNSFFLGWQNHSLFSISSWH from the coding sequence ATGCTTGGCTCACAGTTGCAGTCACAGTCACAACTCATGAGTTCATCTACTTCCCACGTTCAAGGTCAAGAAGAAGAGATTCCGCGGCCACAAACAGCATTTCAATTGCGTCAATTGCTAGTCACTTGTGCAGACCTCATCTCTCAATCTGACTACTCCGCCGCGAAACGCCTCCTCTCCATTTTGTCCTCCAACTCTTCTCCTTATGGTGACTCTATTGAGAGGTTGGTTTATCAATTCGTTCGAGCCCTTTCTCTCCGCCTCGATCGCCATGGCATCCCCACTAGTCCTGCTCCTGCTCCTCATGTTTTCAATGTCAACAACATAGTTCATACTTCTCCTCCTTGTGGTACTAATAATAAGATGTTGAACAGCTATGATTCGGATCAGGAGACTCTTCGATCTTGCTATTTGTCCTTGAATCAGATCACCCCATTCATAAGATTCAGCCATCTAACAGCCAATCAGGCTATCTTGGAAGCCGTACAAGGAGGGCAGCAAGCCATTCACATCATAGACTTTGATATCATGCATGGGGTGCAATGGCCTCCATTGATGCAAGCTTTAGCTGATCGACCCAACAACACTCTCCATCCTCCTCCTATGCTTCGAATCACTGGAACTGGACATGATTTGAACATTCTACACAGGACTGGAGACCGCCTTTTGAAATTTGCTCAGTCCTTGGGCCTCAGGTTCCaattccatcctcttcttcttctcaacaATGACCCTACCACTCTTGCCCTCTATCTCCCTTCAGCAATTACTCTTCTCCCAGATGAAGCCCTAGCCGTGAACTGCGTGTTGTATCTTCACAGGTTCCTTAAGGATGATTCTCGCGAACTCCTCCTTTTTCTCCATAAAATCAAGGCCTTGAACCCTAAGGTGGTGACTGTTGCTGAAAGGGAAGCCAACCACAACCAGCCTTTCTTCTTGCACAGATTCCTGGAGGCCTTGGATCACTACAAAGCTCTCTTTGACTCCCTAGAGGCAACCCTCCCACCAAACAACAGGGAGAGACTGGCAGTTGAGCAGATATGGTTTGGGAGAGAGATATTGGACATAGTAGCAGCAGAgggagaaggaagaagagaaaggcACCAGAAGTTTGAGACTTGGGAAATGATGCTGAAGAGTGTAGGATTTAACAAAGTTCCATTGAGTCCCTTTGCACTTTCGCAGGCCAAGCTCTTGCTAAGGCTCCATTATCCTTCAGAGGGTTATCAGCTTCAGATTCTCAAAAATTCTTTCTTCTTAGGTTGGCAGAATCATTCCCTCTTCTCTATCTCTTCCTGGCACTAG
- the LOC133675981 gene encoding probable 6-phosphogluconolactonase 4, chloroplastic: MGELEIYLVPILPDKSSLSGLPKFDRMLMGTGPDGHVASLFPRHPLILKENQEWVTPVSPKPPPERITFTFPVINSSEHIALVCGAGKAGVVESAVGNSQNSDANDSKLQDCMC; the protein is encoded by the exons ATGGGAGAGCTGGAAATTTATCTG GTACCAATCCTCCCAG ATAAATCTTCATTGAGTGGACTCCCAAAGTTTGATCGGATGCTTATGGGCACGGGTCCGGATGGGCATGTAGCTTCTCTTTTCCCTAGACATCCACTGATCCTCAAGGAAAATCAGGAATGGGTTACACCAGTCTCTCCAAAACCACCTCCAGAGAGAATCACCTTCACTTTCCCTGTGATCAATTCTTCTGAACATATTGCACTTGTGTGTGGCGCTGGTAAAGCTGGGGTGGTGGAATCAGCAGTGGGAAATAGTCAGAATTCTGATGCAAATGATTCAAAGCTGCAGGATTGCATGTGTTAG